GTCGTCTTCAAGAAATTGCATCTTCGTCTCCCAGAGAAACTTGGGAGCAAGATCAACAATCTTCGATGTGACAGTATCATCTTCACCTCGTATAATAATAAACCCCTGTAAAGGCGAACCTTCACTTAACGACAAGTCATATATAGGTGGACTGAGCAATTTTTGATCTTGTTGGATGATGTAATCCTTCGAATACCTGATTCTGTGTAGTGTGAATCTAATCTAAGTAGCGGATACTCACCTGTGGTCGCAACATACGGTCCATTTCCAGCATGATGTCCTCAAGCGAACAACCTTCTCCTCGATTTCTGTAGTTGGAGAAGAGACGGTTGGCATGCAACAGATCATATGTACGCGGATATGTTGAGAATGGCTCGCACCTGTGGTTGACAGTACCAGAAAAAACTAACATTGGGGTTGCGCTCGTTGATAGTCAGAAGAAAGACATGGTTAAACAGCTCACCAGTCGTGAAAGACACCTATCAAGCCCCTGTCGTATATAGCGGATAATGTGTTGTTCATGCTGACAGGAACTACGTTCATGGTCCATACGGGCCACGTGCTCAAGGCAACTGAAAACCCACCGAGGAAAGCATTCATATCCATGACATTTCGTATTTCTGCCTCCTCGACGCCCATCAATCTCCAGTAGTGACGGACTTGATCTTGCCAGTAGATTGTGTCTGCTAAAAACTTATCTCTGTTGATACCTGTGACATGTAACGAATGTATCAAGTAATAATACTATGATTACAAACTCCCACAAATCGCTCTAAGATATACTCCTATAGATGTATTATTTCTAATTGTACCTAGGTTATCGAGTGTCTTGGAATACTCTGAGAGGCGTTGTGGCTTCGGAGGGAGTTTCTGGGAGTGGCGCTCTTCTACGCAGTTCCTTAATGGTGTTTGAAATGACGGTTTCATATTGTCTGCAGAATCACATATGCTGATAAGACCCTGCTGTGCATTTTGCTGGAGGCACAAATTACTTTCCGGCTTAATCCATATTGCTGTCTGTACCTGTCGGGCCACAAGCTTCCAGCACATTGCAGAAGTGAGATTCGTTAACTTATCCCAAATCAATGGAAAATCTTTGTCTTTTCTGTATGCAGGAGGAGCTGAGTAGACAAAGTATCCATTCGATCGCAATAGACGATCCACTTCTTTTATCAGAATGCCATCTGCatccaaaatataaataatgaaTAGTTATCTAAATTGCAAACTATATTGGTATCATAGAAAAAGACTAACCATTCTCGTGCCAATCAACACGACATCTGGAACAATGAACCATCTCAAATGAGTTACTGGGATATGGTAGCTGCTTTGTGGATAGGGCTGAAATCATAGCATTTATTCCTCTTTCTAAAGCAAATTGGATTTGGTTTTCATGTCCGTCTTTCGGAGCAAAGGACATAGTTTGGATATCAAGGGGGAGAAGGTAGGCCGAGAAGCTTGCTACTCCACAACCAACATCTAGAACTTGAAATACTCCAGCAGAGGAGAGGTCACCGGTCTCATTAGTTGTCATATTTCCTAACCTGCAGAGACCAAAGTAATTTACAAACGTCACCGGTGACACACAATATCACTACATTATCAAGCTCTTGGATATGAGCATAAGAGCTGTTTTAAGTTACGTAAAACATCTGCTGCATTGTTTCATCTTTTGGATCAATACACCATTTTACATATCCTTTTTAGATTCTTTAGACACTTACTAGTGCAAAGATTTTTCATTTCCTGAATTTAGCTTGCTATTTTGCTATGAAGCATATCCTTGACAAAGTAGTGGAGTAGCAACTAACTCAGTGCTGGAacaaaaattatagtactataagCAAAACAGTTCTCTTTTGATAGTCTAAGGAGACATGCTCTTCAAATAAATCTTCCTGTAGGATGTTACATGTTAGAATCGCATTACAAACTGACAAGACATTGAGTGGTGTCTACAGATTGACGGAAAAAAACGTTCCATTCTCTGTGACAAACGTCATGAGCCAcataatttaggaaataatTCGTTTTATAACCTAATTAAGAGCTAGTCCTtcctagtattaattttcacaTAAACTCTCATCTATGATTTCATCCCAACAACAGAGCAAGGGAAATATCACCCGTGCAAACAAAACTTTTCAATCAAACCAATATGTTTTTATGTGCATTAAAGTAGGTGGATGAGGCACAAATTTGCAGTTTAAACAGACCCAAATGTATAACTCAACATTCAAATTCAGATTTCAATTGTCCCAAAAAGTAAATATATAAAGACCTTTAAAATCAATTCTTAGTTCCATTAGCATTCACAGGTCAATACCTGTCTTTTCTAGCCAATGGAAAATAAATCTAACACATTCTCGAATCTTGAACTTTCACTTTTAATTACTCctagaaaattaaaatagagGTTCAACAAAAAAAGGAAGAACAATTGATGTTATTGATACCCTTTTCATCCCTGTATTTGATAAATTGTGAGATCTACTATTTAGTTCATTCTGCAATATTATTCATTCACATCATCTCATATGGATTGTAAACAAGAAGGTCAATTCATAAGTTCCAGCTGCTCCCAAATTCTATAATAATCAAaagatataaaattaaaaatagcaGAAAGTACCTCTCAATGTACTCAGAAGCTCCATGCTTAAAATGAGTACCACCCCCTGGAAACCACCAAAGATTATCTTTTGGATGAACCCAATTCTGCCCTCCCTTTACCTTGGCAAGATGTGTATGATTCACATTGCTTCGCCAAACATAGTCCCTACTGATAGGCCACCTTATTGGTATCTTATAGTCAATTGGCGGAGGAACCAAACAGAACAGCCGTCTATTGACAGGAGGGCAATGCCTCTCCAGCTCCTCTTTCTTGGAAAGATCTAACTTCGGTAGCAGCTCCTTGATGTAAGAAAAGTCATGGCACGGAATGTATTCATTATATCTCAACGGGCATACATTCATCCCCGTCTCTGGAATCCTCAATGGCATGGTTTGATAAGTAGGATTAACTCTGTTTCTAAATATTACTGCAACCATAAGTAATAAGAGCTTTATTCAGAAACAAATTCACTCAGAACCATTAAGCTTTCCCTCTTCAATGCACATagattacttcattccattataGACAAGGGATTAAGTATTCAAGCTTTCACCATAAACCAGAGCAGTTCcataattttatcaaaaacGAGCAATGCCATAAATGTTCTTCACACATGAAATGCTACTCCTTAACCAGCTAAAATCCTACAAACTCCCTTTTCATATAAAGATGTAATCCTAATCTCATAAATGAACAACTTCAACTGATAAAAGACAACTAAATCTAACATCATTTTGCTCCAGTACTCCAGTAGATATTATAAGCTTCAACTAACAGCATTTAGCCCCAAACTGTAAAATCTCAGAGACCTAATTTTTCCCAAACAACAAAATCAGCAAAATTTAGCTCAATTGAAGAATCTGCAGCTGTAGAAATGCCATATAGAAAAAATCAGTAGCAATCGAAGCCATGAATAGGCGCACTAACCGGAATCGTTGGCGGCGGTGGGGGTCTGTTCGGGTTGTGCGTCGCGCTGCTTCTGCGGTGCGTGGAGGAAAGAGGAATTGTTGGCGAAGAGAGTGCCGGTGTAGAAGGAAGCAATCATCACTAAAAGCGCAACCGTTATAATCTGGGCGGCCTTCCAATCAAACGCCGCCGTATTTACGAATCCCgccatttttgataaatttcagTTCTTGTGCATTCTTGTAGAGGCCCAGATCGATAGATCTATATCTAGAGAGTGGCTCGAGCGATAGTTGTGTAGAGTGAGATCTTGGACAGCTAATTGATGTTAACGTCGATGCAGTGACACTAAAACCAGaccacatttttttttgttttctaattATTCCTAAATCTAGGATTAGTGTTAGCATACAATTATCATATGAAATATTTGTTTTAGTAACTTAGTTAGTATCCAATTCAGCCCTTTAAGAGAAAAATTTAGATTgcatttatttttgttgttcaCTTAACCTTTTaggtaatttaagaaaaaaaatgcttTTCTAAATTAAAATGTGTTTCAAATAAATCGAATTAATAAATTTGAGCTAAAAGACGCAATTACGATATAGTATTAttgattatattttgttatataaGAGTTCAATCAATGCTTAACCAGTCCGACTGATTGAATCATGAACTTATAATTTCGTTGATTGATTCACTGATTCAATTTTTACAACAGTAATCAACAATATCTACAGATAATAAACTCAACATGATGGATTGAAAATAGTTCACATTAAATTGAAATACACAAATAACTCATTTTATACAAGGGCAATTTTCTGCGTTTAATAGGAGTAATTCGTAGTTATATTGGCGCAAGCAAAACTAAATACtccaaataataaatatataaaaattgatggGATTTAATAGTGGTAGATAGCTAAAAACGTAGTATTGAAGGGTCGAAACTCGAAATAGTTCAAAGTAGTAGTAATGCgcaaaattcaatttaattgaagcttttataaaattcaaaaagcTTCACTTGACAAGCTCCACGGCTCCACCCCAACTGACAAACCAAATCCGTAGCTGGCCGGCGATCCGTCATCTCTCTCGCTCCTCCATTTTCAGGTacttttatgtatatatatgtgtgtgtttatTCAAATTAAGGTTCAGCTTTTTATCGTTGTCTGTTAACAGATTTCCTTTCGATACCATACTTCTCCGTATAATGGAAAATACTAGATACCATTTATAATGGAAATTACTAGGTTTCCAGTTACTTTTCTTTGCGTTTTAGTTCTATGCTCGATCTGTTTGGTTTTCCAGTTCAATTTGAGGTCTGAATTgatgaatatttaattttaatgaatttctCTACTTTCTGTTCATTCAAGTTGTTGGTACTGTATGTTTGGGGAAACAGAAATAGGAAATCAAATAATAGGATAGCATAAAATTTGGTGTTTTTAGTACTACAATTTAATGTTCATTGCCTTGTCTCGAGTTAAAATTTGACACAGAACCCCAAATTTATCGGTTCTAGATTGTGATTATTGAGTAACTGGATTTTCTTTATCTGTTCTTTAATTGATTTGGTTTTGTGGATGTAGGTTCCGACTGAAGTTCTAATTTAGAGCGAGGGAAGACCAAGAAGATGAGTGAAATTGGTGCCGGATCTGATCCTCCTTCTCCTTCGCTGTCAGTGGCATCATCCGACCCATCTAAAAGCAGTGGCAGCACTGGCTTTGATGCTAATCGGATTGCAGAAGTGAAAGCATGGCTCGTTTCTCAATTCGACGCAGTTGGAAAAGACATACCTGATTTTGAGTACACTCCTCGGAGCATTGCTCACTTGCACAATATTGCTACCCTCTCTCAGGCCAAGACTCAGGCTGCCACCATTGTTGCAAATGATTTTCGTCAGAAAGCTGCAGAATATCATTCACAAGGTCTAACCTTTATTTCTGTCTGCTACATGCCTTTgcttgtttgtgtgtttttaataattatatggATTGCCATATCTGCAACTTGTTGTTCAatgtgaaaataataaattgctGTTAACTTCATTATGTTTGGTATAGTGTTGTGTATGAACCTCATTGTTTTTGGGTTATGTCTTGTTCACCTTATATTACTCCAGCTGCTAGGATACGAGAGATACTAGAACATGTTGGATTGGTGCAAGAGAGTTTACCGTCAAATGTGGTATCATCTTCCCAAGTTCTTTCCAGTGTCGCTAATCTGTTGAATATTAGGGATACTGAATTAAGTAGGTGGGTATTCAACCTTAAGTTTACTCAGAATATCACAAGGAGCCACCAACTTAGAAGGAGAAATGCTTTAGTTTTCTTGTAGCAATGGCAGATCAATCTCTGAGAAAAACAGCAGTTGAAGAGAAGAGGGCTAAAGTCGAACAGGAGTCCAAAGAACTTCTTGACTATACTCGGAAGGCAATTGCACGATTGACGTACCTGAAAAGGTGGATctgcaagttttttttttcctgattcacatgttaaacttTGTTTCTCCTATTTCTAAATATACCATTTCATTTCAGAACGCTCACACAGTTAGAAGATGATGTACCTCCTTGTGAAGCTCAAATGGAACACTGGAAGACGAACTTGGCTATAATGGAATCAAAAGAGAGACAGTATCTGCAACAGTATTCTAATTACAAGGTATGGTAATATTAGGTCTCTTTCAAATGTGTTTCAAATCTTTCGATGTTCTTCTTATCAGTGTCTTGTGTTCTCAAGATATCTATACTAGTATATACCAAGCCCGTGAAAAGAATGAGTTGTGAACTTCAGTTCCAAGTCTAACATAATTTTACCAGGCAATGCTCAATCGTGTGGGCTATAGCCCAGATATTAGTCATGGTGTGTTGGTGGAAATGGCTGAGCACAGGAAGGATTTGGAGAAGAAAACAAAACCAATCCTTGAGACATTGAGAAGTTACCAAGACTTGCCTCCTGTAATTTCCTTTTCCCTCTAGTTATAGTTTTTCTCCCTGCATAATTTTAGCTATTATTTATAGATTGATTTTGAGACTCTGATTTCATTCAGGACAAGGCTCTGGCTGCATTGGCAATTGAGGATAAGAAGAGGCAGTATGCTGCTGCTGAGAAGTATCTTGAAGATGTGCTGCAGTCTGCTCTCGCTTCCTCTGAGTGATGACTGTTAAGGCTGAGTTTGTTCTTGGTCGGCTTATGTCTTTCGGGCGTTCTTTGCAGAATTGTTTGTGTACTTTTATGATCCTTTTGTGATTTCTTGATGGTTTAAAGTATATTGTTCAAAATATATGAACTATTTAGTATTTCGTGTATAGGTAGGAGTCTGGAATCTGGATAGCCCATAAATTTGATAGAATATTTGTAAAACAAACATTTCTAGCTAATATCAAAGTTTGACTTGTATTCAACTTATCAGGACCAACAGTGATGAACTGGTCAGGTATTGCCGTTACTATGTTTTATTTCTCAGGAACATAATGGGACTCTTTGTTTTATATTTCATAACACACTTTTCATTTCCTTTCGAGTTGATAGATCGCCATCTAAACGACTTCTATGACTCATGTTCTTTGTGTATGATGACATTGTAGAATACAGGATGACATGAGAGAATAGCAGCTGAATCAACTAGTTATTAGAACTACAAGTTTCTATTTTCATTCCAGAAATGCATAATCATAACTTTACAGCTTTATTACAGGAATGGACAATCATGCACAGGCACCATCAACTAGCTACATTTTCATATCGAAAATTATTCCGGTAACATTATG
This portion of the Salvia splendens isolate huo1 chromosome 10, SspV2, whole genome shotgun sequence genome encodes:
- the LOC121752180 gene encoding probable methyltransferase PMT7 encodes the protein MAGFVNTAAFDWKAAQIITVALLVMIASFYTGTLFANNSSFLHAPQKQRDAQPEQTPTAANDSVIFRNRVNPTYQTMPLRIPETGMNVCPLRYNEYIPCHDFSYIKELLPKLDLSKKEELERHCPPVNRRLFCLVPPPIDYKIPIRWPISRDYVWRSNVNHTHLAKVKGGQNWVHPKDNLWWFPGGGTHFKHGASEYIERLGNMTTNETGDLSSAGVFQVLDVGCGVASFSAYLLPLDIQTMSFAPKDGHENQIQFALERGINAMISALSTKQLPYPSNSFEMVHCSRCRVDWHENDGILIKEVDRLLRSNGYFVYSAPPAYRKDKDFPLIWDKLTNLTSAMCWKLVARQVQTAIWIKPESNLCLQQNAQQGLISICDSADNMKPSFQTPLRNCVEERHSQKLPPKPQRLSEYSKTLDNLGINRDKFLADTIYWQDQVRHYWRLMGVEEAEIRNVMDMNAFLGGFSVALSTWPVWTMNVVPVSMNNTLSAIYDRGLIGVFHDWCEPFSTYPRTYDLLHANRLFSNYRNRGEGCSLEDIMLEMDRMLRPQGFIIIRGEDDTVTSKIVDLAPKFLWETKMQFLEDDHKRMEPVLFCRKKFWAIL
- the LOC121750140 gene encoding AUGMIN subunit 1-like — protein: MSEIGAGSDPPSPSLSVASSDPSKSSGSTGFDANRIAEVKAWLVSQFDAVGKDIPDFEYTPRSIAHLHNIATLSQAKTQAATIVANDFRQKAAEYHSQAARIREILEHVGLVQESLPSNVVSSSQVLSSVANLLNIRDTELSSFLVAMADQSLRKTAVEEKRAKVEQESKELLDYTRKAIARLTYLKRTLTQLEDDVPPCEAQMEHWKTNLAIMESKERQYLQQYSNYKAMLNRVGYSPDISHGVLVEMAEHRKDLEKKTKPILETLRSYQDLPPDKALAALAIEDKKRQYAAAEKYLEDVLQSALASSE